A stretch of Oxyura jamaicensis isolate SHBP4307 breed ruddy duck chromosome 1 unlocalized genomic scaffold, BPBGC_Ojam_1.0 oxy1_random_OJ106565, whole genome shotgun sequence DNA encodes these proteins:
- the LOC118156953 gene encoding histone H1.03, translated as MAETAPVAAPEVAAAPPAPAKATPAKKPKKAAGGSKARKPAGPSVTELITKAVSASKERKGLSLAALKKALAAGGYDVEKSNSRIKLGLKSLVSKGTLVQTKGTGASGSFRLSKKPGEVKEKAPKKRAAAAKPKKPAAKKPAAKKPASAAKKAAVKKSPKKAKKPAAAATKKAAKSPKKATKAAKPKKAVAAKSPAKAKAVKPKAAKPKVAKPKAAKAKKAAPKKK; from the coding sequence ATGGCTGAGACCGCTCCCGTCGCTGCGCCTGAGGTCGCCGCCGCTCCTCCGGCTCCGGCCAAGGCAACCCCTGCCAAGAAGCCGAAGAAGGCGGCGGGCGGCTCCAAGGCGCGCAAGCCCGCGGGCCCCAGCGTCACGGAGCTGATTACCAAGGCCGTGTCTGCTTCCAAGGAGCGCAAGGGGCTCTCCCTCGCCGCGCTCAAGAAGGCGCTGGCTGCTGGTGGATACGATGTGGAAAAGAGCAACAGCCGCATCAAGTTGGGGCTCAAGAGCCTTGTCAGTAAAGGCACGCTGGTGCAGACCAAGGGCACCGGCGCCTCCGGCTCCTTCCGCCTCAGCAAGAAGCCCGGCGAAGTGAAGGAGAAGGCGCCTAAGAAGCGGGCAGCCGCGGCCAAACCCAAGAAGCCGGCGGCCAAGAAGCCAGCGGCCAAGAAGCCCGCTAGCGCAGCCAAGAAGGCGGCGGTGAAGAAGAGCCCCAAGAAAGCCAAGAAGCCGGCGGCCGCCGCCACTAAGAAGGCAGCCAAGAGCCCCAAGAAGGCGACCAAGGCTGCCAAGCCCAAAAAGGCAGTGGCAGCGAAGAGCCCGGCCAAGGCAAAGGCGGTGAAGCCCAAAGCTGCTAAGCCCAAGGTTGCCAAACCTAAAGCGGCTAAAGCAAAGAAGGCGGCGCCCAAGAAGAAGTAA